The Plasmodium coatneyi strain Hackeri chromosome 11, complete sequence DNA segment GCTCAGCCGATTGATTGGCTGTACACCCTACAAATTGCGCCAAACAGGCAAACGCTTCGAAACAGGCTAAAGCAGCAAAGATATAAACCCGCTTTAAGTATCACACTGATCACCACGTCCCATGTGTGCAGCTTTACCATTTATTCGTCGCTTAAACGCTCTGCAGAGCATTCCACTGAATAAAacggaaaaacaaattttgcAATGCTCATGGTTGGTCTACACGTCGAAACAGAACAATTCCCATTTCAATCGTTTGGAATATCCGCCTCGTCCCATGGAGAGCAAAGAAATGAACAAGATTGAACAAAAACGGCGATCGTGTATATTCTTCGGGGTAACGaaatttatcattttatcatttttttttttttttttttttttcttgcgcGATACAAAGCAAGGATTATACAAACCAGGTAGCACAAAAATTatagcataaaaaaaaaaaaagtccttGAGAGTGCAAGTCAAGCTAACCGATTTTATTGGGAGAGTACACACTTCACCTAATTTTTCACGCGCAGCATTAAAGTGAAAAGCCCAGGGGACTATTATTTAATCATAGAAAAGgtgtatataatgttctTTTCACCACTCTGCATGTATTGCCTGCATAAAATACACGTACACATTAATACATGCCCATGTGGGGAGGCTCATAATGTTGCATATAACGTGTGTACTTCCTACATTTGAAAgaaaatgacatttttttctggtGGGCGGAGGTGAATCTTTCAACAGGTTCGTACACCCGAAAGATGCACACAAGTTTTACGTAtgtaaaaaagtatattACATACGCGCTTCACACAttgattcatttttttttttttttccttcttgtttgTACGAAACACTAAATGGAAGGGGAGGAATGCCAAAATTTTAGAGTGTCCGTGGCGCTTGTACTTGCAACAATGAGGCTATGCGCCAGGGTGCTACATACATCCTCCCTTGTTTTGTTAAGTAACATCACAAGCATAGGAACATTTCAGCCTGAGACAACACAAATGAtaggcatatttttttctttttctcagTCTACCCCCATTGTGTTTTAGCACAGTTGCTTAGaatgcgctttttttttttttcttcttcctctttttcttcatcctcttttctttccttcccttttcttcctttatttccttcttcaataCCTGCTTCCTTACCTAAAAAATTAAGTAGCACATGATACTGTTGCTCCTATAATCTAGAAGAACCTTAAACccctgaacgctaaacccataaccctaaaaactgaaaactgaaccctgaaccctaaaatctgaaccctaaaatctgaaccctaaaatctgaatcctaaaacctgaaccctaaagcctgaacccttaaccctaaattcTAAAACCTCaaacttaaaccctaaacactgaaccctaaatcctaaacaaaagaaaccctaaatcctaaacaacagaaaccctaaatcctaaaccctgaaccctaaatactaaaccctgaatgcCAAACCCCCAAAATATGAAACATAAATcttgaatcctaaaccctataCCTTGAAATCTAAATGATAAAGCATAaagcataaaccctgaaactctcaagcataaaccctgaaccctgaaatctaaaccttaaatcctaaaccctgaaccctgaaatctaaaccctaaatcctaaatcctgaaccctaaaacctgaaccctaaaccctaaaccccgaatcctaaaacctgaaccttaaaccctgaaccctaaaacatgAAGCATAAACCGTATTcccccaaaccctaaaacctaaccCATCAAGCCTAAACACTCAAAACTGaaatctaaaccctaaaacctaaccCATCAAGCCTAAACTCTCAAaactgaaacctaaaccctaaaacctaaaacttAAACAGTAAAAGACAAACTGTAAACAATAAatcctaaactctgaacatGCAACCCTAAGGACTTAACCCTATaacataaaccctaaatcctgaaccgcAGAACTCTAAACCCCAAATCATAAGCCGTATACCATAAACATTAAGCCCTCTACGATGATCCGTGAAACCCATACCATGAACCGTAAATCCTATATcatgaaccttaaaccccaTACCACGGACCTAAACCCTATACCATGAAGCGTAAGCCCTAAGACCTATACGCTCAACGATAagccctgaaccttaaacccttaaacctaaaacctaaaacttAAACATCCATACAAAAACTCTAAACCATAAAGGTTAAACCTTGAACACGGaaccctgaagcctaaatCCTAAGCCCTAAATCCTCCATCCTAAAAACTGAAACCCCCAATCCTCATGCCTGATAAttgaaacctaaatcctaaaccctaaaacctaaaccctaagccctaaatcctgaaccataaatcctaaaacctaaaccatataacactgaacactaaaccgtTAACCATGAATCCAAAACTTAAAACCCTAacctctaaaccctgaactcaaAAGTTAAAAACCTAAAGCTTAAACCTGAGCCCAAAActtaaaaccctaaactctaaaccctgaaccctaaaccctggaCCGTGAGGCCtgaaaccttgaaccctagaACCTGAAAACGTAAAGGCTGTACACTTTTTATATGAGAAAAATCTATTTATACTGTATTcatcagaagaaaaagggaaagggagaattcatttatatatataaaaatataatctaTATAAAGggtgaaggaggaggaattaTCTGAAATGATATGATGTTTTGATACTGTATAAGTTATTTATAATGTTGTGAACGAGAAaggggaggagaaaaagaatcGAACTTCTATTATGGAATatttatgaaggaaaaggagtgtACTATAAAGgataataatataagaataagtgtgtttttttattcatgtaTAAATAATGCACTGTTCTACATTGTATATGTATCCgcttattttatatgtacaaacTATTCCTTTGATATGGatgaatgtacacatacaaaaaaggaaaaagcactGTGTATATCGGATGTACAATATATacgttaataatttttaataacaacTTTAGCTCCCTTCTGAAATAAGAATGAAACAGTAATGAATGGTTGATAgggagcatttttttcttttttttttttctttagtctatggaaagaaggggagggaaGTTCCATGCCAGCCTatcgaaggaaaagggggatgaATAACATTTCCGTCCTTATcctttatatgaataaaccAATGAACAATTTGttaacataaatatataatataaaaaggaagatacgCTCAAGATGGTAGCAAGAGTAAAATGAgaatgagggggaaaaagaaaaagaagaggaaagaaatttttattccctaTACATGTTTAGAATTCATGAGGGCATGTATGTGTACGCATACAACAATTTATACGTAACATAATATAAATGTAGAATGTAAGAGCATATGGGCATATCTATATATTATTTGCACCTTCCGTTAATTACGCTTTTAGGGGGGAGGTACAAATCAGTTGCCCTcagaacaaatatatgcTACCCTCAGAGGGGAGCCAGGGTCCTGTCTGGTAACtgataaaaaatgggaccATAGTGGAGTGCAGGAAATAGTGGAGGGAGCATTACGACAATACGGAATTGAAGATGGCAAATTGGCTGGTAAAATTGCGGGAAACTGGTGCTCCGCATGTAAAGagaatgaggaggaggaccaCGAACCATACTATAATCTTTGCCATTTCTTATGGTATTGGATAGGTAGtaaggtgaaggaaaaattaagcagCGGGGATCACCGATTTCCGGAGATTGTGCGTACAATTTATGGGAACCTGGAGGGGGGCGGATATAGTTGTACGTGTACTAATTTGTACCATGAAATTAGCGAGGACCGTTTCGAAAATGCTAAAACACTATTCGACTACCATTATAACTATAGTGATATAAGGAAGAGGCAAAGGTGGAATGAGTATTGCACCAATAAGGAGTACCTACAGTCCTACCAGGATGCTGAAGCAGCATATGGACAAATAAGTACAACTTGTACAGATGATACTGCTGACTCATATTGTAACAAATTTAACGACAACCAAAGTGAGGGGCACGAAGATGTGGAAGGGGAATATGCCAAACCACAACCATTAACATGTACTCCGCAGGCACCACCAGCGTTACCTCAACTTCcggtataaaaaaaaaaaaagagaagagggaaggaaagggagaggagtaagggaaaatttaagaaggaaggagaagttaAGAAAACGATGagttaaagaaagaaggatggaaggaataagggaaagaggaaaggagggtctaaggaaggaaggggaaggacgatataatgaaggaagaatctaagaaaggaagggggcgaaggaggaggaaggaaaggagaactaagaaggaagtaagttgtaaagaaggaagttttaaggaagaaaaaaagaagaagaaaggtgtaaggaaggaaggtataaagaagggaagggggtctaaggaaggaaaggaaggaaagaagtggtctaaggaaggaagggttctaaggaagggtctaaggaggaggaagggaaagagtgaatgtagaatatttttttctaagtgCAAAATAGCCTAatcttaaaattttcactttagggtgagaaaggaaggaacaggaatttttcattttagggAAAGgagaggagaaaggaaggaagaaagaatttttggttttagaaggaaaggagatctaaggaggaaggacgtgaaggaatttttcattttagggGGGTGGAAAGATTCTGAAGGAGATTGTTagggggagaaggaaagggtgaAACCGGAAGGgcggcaaaaaaggaagggggtaagaaggagggggagcAAGTGAAGGTAGGGTTCcggttttagggttaagggatgtgtaaggaggaggaatgagggggtctaaggaatgtgtctaaggaagcaagggaagaagtaagggggggaagggaaggggaaaagggaaggggaaaagggaaggggaaaagggaagaggaaaagggaaggggaaaagggaaggggaaaagggaaggggcaACCATATATTAGCacctgtttttttgttcaaaagtggatgcatgtacacatacacatactaTTCATGTGACATTGTACCTACCGTGAAATGGAAATATGGGTAGtatgcattttcctttaatttgaTCCACAGGTCATATGCAAAGATAAACTACCTGCAGCGACAATATATTGCCAGATCGGTGAACCTGAGGAGGAGTGTAATACTGGTTATACAGCATTGGAAAGTGCATTAGGAGCATATCCCCAAACTAAACAATATGCCGAACAGATAGTACAAGGATGGTGCTATGCACCAAAAATAGGACAGGACAAGCTGCCTCCTGGTGAACGctgtaattatttatattattggacaGGGAATATATTATGGAGCGCGCTGCTGGGGCGTGAAAATTTTCCGAATGTCATGAAGGATACCTACGgagaattggaaaaattaggAATTAAGGGTGATTgcaataatatataccctaACATCAACTTGGAAATTTTCACCCATATGAAAATACTATTTGATTATCAAATGGATAGAAGTACTATAGCAGGGGAattggaaaaggagaaaccgTGCCCTCCGAAGTATGAAGAATATCTGGAGAAAGTAAAGTGTGCTTATAGTACTGTACGTTCGAAGTGTACGGGAAATAATGGGGATAAATGGTGTGCTCAATTTAAGCAGTGGTTTGAAATTTATGGGAGTGATAATGAATTAAATGTAGGATGTATTTTGGGAAGTACAAAGGAATGCAAACAAGAAAATAATCCTGAATCCGAAGCGAGTTCACTACAGCCCACTAGTGCATCCACCTCCCCATCTGGGGCAGACGCCATtgcagttccttctgcattggTCGccgcaataggattaccaacaattgctgcattctttttatataaagtaataattattactactatgtacttgaaatatgtatatatacttatatacatacgccatatgcatatatatatgtacgtatatatatatgtatataggtatatatgtaatacatattcctttccccattccttccttttttttttaagtacaaactgctaccttcttggtttggtaacaaaattaaaggaacaaaaaaaagaagatccacTCGACGCGACTTTGACAATCTAACAGAAGCTTCTTCTGCGGAAACCTCAACAATAGCGGACTCAACAGCATTCGATTCAGGAGCGGACACTTCTACAATAAGGGACTTGTCTACAGATGCATCTACTGTATATAATGGACTTCGACGAACACCACCATCACGACCACCCGCACACACAGGACGAAGAAATACTAATAGGGCGGAACAACGTAGCCAAAGAAATAACTTACATTACCATTCCATGCAGCActgaatgtaacacattggaatgtaatgtcCACCCCTTACCCCCATCCTGAAGGGAAGCATAAATAACGCCGAGCTCATATATAGTACAAAGGTTACAAtggcattcttccttccctttgttccttttcttttgtttctttttttttggtgttgCATGAAAGAGTTTACGCTCATGTATAATTAATATGATTCCAATAATTTGtttacttcattttgatttgtttggtaaaattttttccttattgaagaattaaaaaaaatgcttattcattcattttgttacaaGATTttatgttcataatttttttcgtcttttagAATtcttgaatattttttccaaaaggtCACCACCTTTTTCCGCGCCTTGTTTGGAATATGTTCCCTTCATGCATTTGctcatacatacaaatgaaggaaaggagaaaataaaaaggaaaaaaaaagaatgcaaagGGGGGTACATGATCACTAGAACACGCGAATATAATTAACGAACCTCTATATTACGGAATTTAACCTTGCGAAGCGCTCACATAGATTTGCTCGCTACCCATTTTTGGTAGGCTCCCCCTTCTTAATGAGATGTAATTCACTTCCACGATTGGCTGATGGGAGTAGGGTGATAAAGCGgttgaaaaattggaaaaggctttagtggggaagaaaaaaaaaaaaaaaaaaaaaattaaataaagaATTGTATTGCCCATGGGAGAGGTTGTGCACACTCATGGAGCGAAGCAAAAATTcgttttgttcatatatactCTTCGTTTTGAGTGTAAGTTTTTGTCTTTGCCAAGTCGGCTTCCCTCTTGCGACATGGCTCTCCTCCAAAGGGCTGGTCTCTCTGTAGCcatatttcttccccttagCCAAACACATAACAATAGGCACAAATGTGAAGTGCAAAATAGGAACTTATTTTGTCAGCCACTTGAGATGGCGCTTCATATGAACggcgaaagaaaaaaaaaaaaaaaaaactactcGTTAAACGTTAGCTATATGGTGCGTAAGACAAAAGGGAAGCACCATACcatttgcttcatttttcccctgttcGTGGCCCCCCCAAAGGGCGCGCACAGGGAAAAAGCacacaaaatgtgcataacaAAGCTGATAAGAGAGCGTGTGCAGATCGTTTATGCTGGCTTGCAAACCGTTTTAATTGCGGAGTAAGGTCTGCCCGCTTGGCTAAATAAAAACCTGTGGTAGAGAAAGCCAGAAAGGCGGACGCAGTATGTCCTACGTGGTATGCCTCCTTGTGAGGGCTTTTCTCTCAAGAACGAACTATTTTCCGCGTAGTCAATTTGTGGTTTTCAGTACACGCAAGAGGAAGCTCATTTTTGCGGGACGcttacacataaaaataaaatagcaaACCGAAACGGAGGGAAGCACATTTCGTGAAGACCATAAAACGTTTCTCTCCCAAAATTagttatttaattttttttttctctccttttccctCACCACGtaatttcacttttttcccctgggCTCGCCCTGTTTTACACTTTTAAAACGAACCAGCAAAAGatgcaaaatattttcctcctcacgaacaaaatagaaataGTTTCCTCTTCCCTGCCTACATGTATGTTTGATGCATCCGAGGAAGTGTGCAAACTGCTACTTCTTCCACGTGTATCGCGCGCGTGCCAtagtgaaaaaggaagcaatcCATATGACAATTTTCTccctcgaaaaaaaaaaaaaaaaaaaaggagataagAATATCGCCAGTCACACAAAAATGCACCACGCATAgctataaatataaacacTCACGGAGTTCATTTttcgctaattttttttttctcttttgccTAATCTCTTTACACTTTCCACTTCGTAAGAAGCCCCGCGTTGTCATTTTATATGCCTCTTAGCATAcatatgttcttttttttttgtgacataGGGTATACAAGTGTAATTCGGCATCTTTATAAGAGCGCACGTAACATTTAAAGGGGAATTAGCATTCgcacataaatacatatacatatgttcatATCTTCGTATGCTCATTTGTACGTATGTACTTGTGAACATATATTGGGAAGGAAGCAAATTGAGGTGTGCCCTAAGGAGTTAATAAGGAACCCGGTTTTCCTTGAGTGCGGAAAGGAAGTACACACCCGACtgccggaaaaaaaaaaggaaaattgaCGGGGGAATCGAAGCGCTCATATAACAGGGCTCGAGTAGAAGCCACTGCATAACGGACATCCATCCGTGCTTTTTGCCCCTACATATTTCATAACAGGTACGATACATACGAAGCGCACGGCGCCACACGTATGTGTATGAACCTGCGTGAGGAGAGCTGTCCCATCCACTAAGATGTGCATACCCAGGCATGCTCATTAACGGAAAATAGTTCAGGACACCCTCCGGTTGGCCACACACACGTGTTCACACTAATGTGTATTTACATGCCTACCCCCCCTCCTGCAGCAGGTCGACAAAATGTTAGAGGCCAAGCTAAACAATGCATCCATTTTGAAGAAGCTATTTGAGTGCATCAAAGATTTGGTAAATGACGCAAATGTGGACGCAGACGAAAGCGGGTTAAAGTTACAAGCACTGGATGGGAACCATGTATCGTTAGTCAGTTTGCACTTACTTGACTCGGGTTTCTCTCACTACAGATGTGATCGTGAAAGAGTGTTGGGGGTAAATATCGCTTCACTAAATAAAGTCTTCAAATTATGTGGCGCCAATGAATCTGTAGTAATATCCAGCAAAGATGATGAAGATAATTTGAACTTCGTTTtcgaaaataataaagaagaCAAAGTTACCAACTTTTCCCTCAAATTAATGTCCATCGAATTGGACTCTCTTAACATCCCAGACTGTGAGGAAGGATTCGATGCAGAAGTAGAATTGAGTAGCAAAGAATTGACCAACATTTTTAGGAATCTATCTGAATTCTCCGACACGGTATTTATCGAAATAGACTCTAATATTATCAAATTTACGACAAAAGGTTTAGTCGGTGACGCAGAAGTTGCGTTAAAACCAAGGGAATCAACAAGTGAAGATGACGTCGGTGTTACCATAAAatctagaaaaaaaattaaacagtCCTTTGCTATTAAATACTTAAATTTGTTTTCTAAGTCAACCATCCTGTGTGATGTAGTTACCCTCGGCTTAAGTGACAACAGACCCATCGAATTTAAGTACGAAATTAAGGACACCTCCCCGGATGCAGACACTCTGAAAGTTGGCTTTGTTAAATTCTTCTTGGCGCCTAAAATGGACGACGAAATGGATAACAAGGATTAACCGCCCCTCCGATTCGTCCTGCTATCCCTTCACGTGGCATTTACGCGGCGTTCTTCATTATGTCCACTGCTGCacctctccccctttttcaacACTAGATGCATTGAATAGGTAGTTACTACATCACGCATACACTGTGCGTATACTCTCGCACATGCACCTTTGGCCACACATAAAACTTATATGTACTGCAAAATCACCTCTTTTAATAACCTCAACACTTGCGCACAGCGGAATAAGAAATGTCAACTCCATTCCCAATTACACGATTTTAAGCCCAAACCAAGtatgattcctttttttttttttttttttttttttttaacctttcaCAAATGGGTGGCCAGATTACTTCTGCATAAATTCAGCGCTCGCATGCCGTAAGGgcaattttgaaaaagagGGAACGCTCCAATTGTAAGTCATCTGTTACACTCCAGCTGGCTTACACTGCGATGCGAGCTTATTTCTCCTGCAACCACCTAGCTGCAAAAACTGTCTCATTCGAATTGTTAAAATGATATTGGGCAAGACGGGCAAAATGGGCCAGGACAATCCATCATTGAGAGAAAGAATTGGAGCACGTCATCACTTTTCAAATGGTCCACACATTCATGCATATCTgatttgttaaaaagggtGCATCGCACGGGGAGTTGTCCGTTTAgttacttctttttaaaaaggttcccacatatttttttatacgtcgtttttctttttttttgttcttcggCGGAGTCGTCCCATTGCTACCGTGGGGGGTGTGAACCATTCCGTCACCCCCGTTAGCCAGGCAGGAAGGGGACtcaaaaataaacaaacaaatagACAAATAAATAGGtaaagaaacaaataaatgaaacGCGTAACAGTCTCCGCAGGGAGGGATAATCGCGCCACCGAGGCGgacaacaaaaaatggagcaaTTGTAGTTAAAGTAGTACTAGTCGGGGGATGCGCTTAATAGTTGTAGCTGGCTGCGTCACGCCACAGGACGAGGAGGTCCACGAAGGCGTCCCGCTCCTTCTGCGTCTTGGTCTTAATGGGCAACTCCAACCCCTCGGGGAAGTCCTCCGTGGGGGGACCATAAATGCATAACGTTACCTTCGCATTGACTTTTCGGGGCTCCCTCTTGTTAGCCCCCTTCAGCAACGGGTGCGTTAACCCCTTAGATATGTTCTTAATACGCACCacagaaattttaaatatgtgTTCCGTGTCTTCCCCAACGGTCCATTCTAAGGTAGCGAGATCCTGACTGGCCTTCCACTTAAATGGCTTCCTAATATCGCTGTTGTGATATATTTTGTTCACCCCTCCTTTACGTAATGAGTCCTTTATGTTTGCCGAGAGATCATGAACCCCGTTGACGTATGGATCTTTATCAAATTCGGATAAACTAAAATCGAATATTAATAACGTATCCTTAAATGCATCGAGAGGATCCTCCGCAGAGTTCATCGCTTCTAAGGTCAGTTCAACCTTCTGCACGATTGCCTtgtcttccttcttgttACTCATCTTCCCGACGGACGCCTTGAACGCTTTTATAATATCCCTAGACACAGTCATGTCATACACCTCAGCTGAATACATCGCAATGTTGTCAATACATATGGATAACAACTGCATGATTACAGCGTCCCCACCAAagttatttaaattttccctcGTTAAATTATCAAATCCTGATGCAGTCATGGATATTATTCCCAACCTATGGTATGCAAAGTAGGCCAACAGTCCTAGGGAAACCTTCTGCAAGCGGAGCTGCTTCTGATGATTGTTGTCATTTGCACAGGTTAACACAGATTGGATAATCGTATCGATCATTTCTTTATCCATACTAATGTTATACCAACCACCCAACTTAGCGTTATacaattcttcttcctcctctgggTATTCATTCGTAACACCTTCCACATTTTGCGTGTAGTAAAGAATGCAAAGCAACACACGTAACGCTTCCAGCATAACGATAGACTTCTTCACGGAATTGCATATCAAATTCGCTATGGAAGGCACACCACCACAGTTGCAAAATTCGTAGGCCAATTCCTCCGACTGGATTAAACGTCTTATACACCTCAGCGAGGATACCACCAATTCGGTTATCTCAAATTCTTCAGTCTCGGCTTCAATACAACTAATTAAAATACCAAACGTGTCAGACTTCACCAACAGGGGTAAACTAGACTCAATCTTGCACTGATTGCTCAACAGGTGAATGGCCAAGGTTAACAGACTAATATCATAATCGTACAGTTGGATTACATTTATGGTAGTGGCAATACCGTCATTTTCGGAAAACATTTTGGCATTCTCAGGGTGCCTACAGAGGGAGCACAAAATGtctaatagaaaaaatatgacctTGGTGTTTTCCCTATTCTGCTTCAAAACATTTAACACGGGAATTAATGTGACGCCAAAATTCTTCATGTTCctctcttcattttccataACCAAATTGGATAAGGTACGCAAACCCGTTTCCAACTCAGCATCTGGGAAAGACTCATTCAGCTTGTTCAACCAGGATTGGTACGATATCTCAATCTGTGCGTCCAGGAAATATCTCACATTCGCCGTATATAGGGATAAGTTAGATATAGCCTTGAATAAACTTTCGATACACCTCACTGCGTTCTTGTTGTCACTTCCATCATAGCTTCTTAAACATTGAACCAACTCAGCCGGAGCGCCATTCGTCCCGTACGTCCTCTTCATATCCTCATTTCGGAACAAAATATTGCACAGCAAAACGGAGGCACCATTCGTTACGTCAAAATTGGAGCGATACTCTCTCAATATTCTTACATTCAACTCTGGACCCTTCAGtgcacaaaatattttcgaaTTCGCTTTATGGTCTATGCACATATTCGCCAGTGCCAAACAGCAGTTGGTAATGGTCGGCTCCATTTTCTCCACATTCAACGATCTCAGCAACAAATTCACACAAGCCTCTATTCCCTTGATTTCTCCGATCTGCGTTTTTATCTCCTTCACCACGGATAAACTTCCTATCAGGAAGAGCACATCTGGGTATATAATCTTGTCCGTTTCGGGATTGTCAATAATGCCCGTCAGCCGTACCAACACATCTGCTTT contains these protein-coding regions:
- a CDS encoding Proliferating cell nuclear antigen, coding for MLEAKLNNASILKKLFECIKDLVNDANVDADESGLKLQALDGNHVSLVSLHLLDSGFSHYRCDRERVLGVNIASLNKVFKLCGANESVVISSKDDEDNLNFVFENNKEDKVTNFSLKLMSIELDSLNIPDCEEGFDAEVELSSKELTNIFRNLSEFSDTVFIEIDSNIIKFTTKGLVGDAEVALKPRESTSEDDVGVTIKSRKKIKQSFAIKYLNLFSKSTILCDVVTLGLSDNRPIEFKYEIKDTSPDADTLKVGFVKFFLAPKMDDEMDNKD